A genomic stretch from Peromyscus eremicus chromosome 6, PerEre_H2_v1, whole genome shotgun sequence includes:
- the Fgg gene encoding fibrinogen gamma chain: MPGHPDIMSWSLQPRSFILCCTLLLLSPTALAYVATRDNCCILDERFGSYCPTTCGIADFLTSYQTNVDNDLKALEDILNGAENRTTEAKELIKAIQVYYNPDQPPRPNVVEGATQKSKKMTEDIMKYEALILTHETSIRYLQEIYNSNAQKITNLKQKVAQLEAQCQEPCKDTVQIHDTTGKDCQEIANKGAKESGLYFIRPLKSKQQFLVYCEIDGTGNGWTVLQKRLDGSVDFKKNWIQYKEGFGHLSPTGTTEFWLGNEKIHLISMQSAIPYALRIQLKDWNGRTSTADYAMFRVGPEADKYRLTYAYFIGGDAGDAFDGYDFGDDPSDKFFTSHNGMQFSTWDNDNDKFEGNCAEQDGSGWWMNKCHAGHLNGIYYQGGTYSKSSTPNGYDNGIIWATWKTRWYSMKETTMKIIPFNRLSIGEGQQQHMGASKQAGDV; the protein is encoded by the exons ATGCCAGGTCACCCAGACATCATGAGTTGGTCGTTGCAGCCCCGGAGTTTCATTCTCTGCTGCACGCTTTTACTGCTGTCTCCAACGGCACTGGCG TACGTTGCTACCAGAGATAACTGTTGCATCTTAGATGAGAGATTC GGTAGTTACTGCCCAACCACCTGTGGCATCGCAGACTTTCTGACCTCTTACCAAACGAATGTGGACAATGACCTCAAGGCTCTGGAAGACATCTTAAACGGGGCTGAAAACAGAACCACGGAAGCCAAAGAACTGATCAAAGCCATACAAGTTTACTACAACCCTGACCAACCCCCAAGGCCAA ATGTGGTTGAGGGTGCCACTCAGAAGTCTAAGAAGATGACAGAAGACATTATGAAATATGAAGCGCTGATATTGACACATGAGACAAGTATTCG GTATTTGCAGGAAATCTATAATTCAAATGCCCAGAAGATCACGAACCTGAAACAGAAGGTGGCCCAGCTGGAGGCTCAGTGCCAGGAGCCTTGTAAGGACACCGTGCAAATCCACGACACAACTGGAAAAG ATTGTCAGGAAATTGCCAACAAGGGTGCCAAAGAAAGTGGACTTTACTTCATTCGGCCTTTGAAATCCAAACAGCAGTTCTTAGTATACTGTGAAATCGATGGAACTGGAAATGGATGGACTGTGTTGCAGAAG AGGCTTGATGGCAGTGTGGACTTCAAGAAGAACTGGATTCAGTACAAAGAAGGATTCGGACACCTGTCTCCTACCGGCACCACGGAGTTTTGGTTGGGAAACGAGAAGATTCATTTGATAAGCATGCAGTCCGCAATCCCATACGCGCTGAGAATACAGCTCAAAGACTGGAATGGCAGAACCAG CACTGCTGACTATGCCATGTTCAGGGTGGGTCCTGAAGCTGACAAATACCGCCTGACCTATGCCTACTTCATTGGTGGAGATGCTGGGGATGCCTTTGATGGCTATGATTTTGGTGATGATCCCAGTGACAAGTTTTTCACATCCCACAATGGCATGCAGTTCAGTACCTGGGACAATGACAACGATAAGTTTGAAGGCAACTGTGCTGAGCAGGATGGATCTGGTTGGTGGATGAACAAGTGTCATGCTGGCCACCTCAATGGAATTTATTACCAAG GTGGTACTTACTCAAAGTCATCTACTCCTAATGGCTATGACAATGGCATTATCTGGGCCACATGGAAAACCCGCTGGTATTCCATGAAGGAAACCACCATGAAGATAATCCCCTTCAACAGACTCTCCATTggagaaggacagcagcagcacatGGGGGCATCCAAACAG GCTGGAGACGTTTAA
- the Fga gene encoding fibrinogen alpha chain, translating to MLSLKVACLILSVASTVWTSDTDGGEFLAEGAQGRGPRVMEKQPSHCKEADWPFCSDDDWNHKCPSGCRMKGLIDEVNQDFTSRINKLKNSLFDFQKNNKDSNSLTRNIMEYLRGDFANANNFDNTYGQVSEDLRRRIEILKRKVVEKAQQIQVLQSNVRAQLIDMKRLEVDIDIKIRSCKGSCSRGVAREIDLRDYEGQQKQLEQVIAKDLLPAEDRQYLPAIKMVPVPDLVPGNYKSQLQEAPPEWKALTEMRQMRMELERPGKGGNSRGDARGDSPGGSATYGTGTEAENSRNPGSGGSGYWRPGSSGPGSDGNRNPGTMGSDGHGGPGSSRPGGFRPTPSVSGNPRPSNRDWGDFSESTGSSSPAIKEEYHTGKVTTSKGDKELLIGNEKVTSTGTSTVHRSCSKTITKTVTGSDGRREVVKEVVTSDDGSDCGDAVESGLLQSFGGRFDRFAQRFPDQAAFFDHHLDSLSSDYKEYVSKTQVTGPDSSDIADSRFHVPDFPSSSKTSTVRKQVTSKTFKMADEAGSETHHEGETRTTKRGRAKSRASRDCDDVLQTHPSGAQSGIFSIKLPGSSKIFSVYCDQETSLGGWLLIQQRMDGSLNFNRTWQDYKRGFGSLNDKGEGEFWLGNDYLHLLTLRASVLRIELEDWAGKQAYAEYHFRVGSEAQGYALQVSSYHGTAGDALMEGSVEEGAEYTSHNNMQFSTFDRDADQWEESCAEVYGGGWWYNSCQAANLNGIYYPGGTYDPRNNSPYEIENGVVWIPFRGADYSLRAVRMKIRPLVEQ from the exons ATGCTTTCCCTGAAGGTCGCTTGCCTTATCCTGAGTGTGGCCAGCACAGTCTGG ACCTCAGACACCGATGGCGGCGAATTTTTAGCGGAAGGAGCACAGGGGCGTGGCCCAAGAGTTATGGAGAAACAGCCCAGTCACTGCAAAGAGGCAGACTGGCCCTTCtgctctgatgatgactgg AACCACAAGTGCCCGTCCGGCTGCAGGATGAAAGGGCTGATTGATGAGGTCAATCAAGATTTTACCAGTAGAATAAACAAGCTCAAAAACTCACTATTTGATTTTCAAAAGAACAACAAGGATTCTAATTCGCTGACCAGGAATATTATGGAGTATTTGAGAGGGGACTTCGCCAATGCCAACA ACTTTGATAACACATATGGCCAAGTGTCAGAAGATCTGAGACGCAGAATTGAGATCCTGAAGCGCAAAGTCGTAGAAAAAGCACAACAAATTCAAGTTCTGCAGAGCAATGTCAGGGCTCAGTTGATAGACATGAAACGCCTGGAG GTGGACATCGATATCAAGATCCGCTCTTGCAAAGGGTCCTGCAGCAGGGGTGTGGCCCGTGAGATAGATCTACGGGACTATGAAGGTCAGCAGAAGCAGCTTGAACAGGTCATTGCTAAAGACTTGCTTCCTGCAGAAGACAGGCAGTACTTGCCAGCAATAAAAATGGTTCCAGTTCCCGACTTGGTTCCCGGAAACTACAAGAGCCAGCTTCAGGAGGCCCCTCCAGAGTGGAAGGCATTAACAGAAATGCGGCAGATGAGAATGGAGCTGGAGAGGCCCGGGAAGGGTGGGAATTCACGAGGAGATGCGCGCGGGGATTCTCCAGGAGGCTCTGCAACATatggaacagggacagaggcaGAAAACTCCAGGAACCCTGGATCTGGTGGATCTGGGTATTGGCGTCCTGGGAGCTCCGGGCCTGGAAGTGATGGGAATCGGAACCCCGGCACCATGGGGTCTGATGGACATGGGGGTCCTGGAAGCTCTAGACCTGGAGGGTTTAGGCCAACTCCCTCAGTCTCTGGGAACCCCAGGCCTAGCAACCGTGACTGGGGTGATTTTTCAGAATCCACAGGAAGTAGCAGCCCAGCAATAAAGGAAGAATATCACACAGGTAAAGTGACCACCTCTAAAGGAGACAAAGAGCTCCTGATTGGAAATGAGAAAGTCACCTCTACTGGCACAAGTACCGTACACCGTTCATGCTCTAAAACCATTACCAAGACTGTTACGGGTTCTGATGGTCGCCGAGAAGTGGTCAAGGAAGTGGTCACCTCGGATGATGGCtctgactgtggtgatgctgttGAATCAGGCTTGCTCCAGAGTTTTGGGGGCAGGTTTGACAGATTTGCCCAAAGGTTCCCCGACCAAGCTGCTTTTTTTGACCATCACTTGGATTCACTCTCATCGGACTACAAAGAATATGTCAGTAAGACCCAGGTTACAGGCCCTGATTCTTCAGACATAGCAGACTCACGCTTCCATGTGCCTGACTTTCCTTCCAGTAGTAAAACCTCAACTGTCAGAAAACAAGTCACCTCTAAGACCTTCAAAATGGCAGATGAGGCAGGAAGTGAAACCCACCATGAAGGAGAAACTCGGACTACCAAGAGGGGCCGTGCCAAATCGCGTGCATCCAGAG actgtgATGATGTCCTCCAAACACATCCTTCAGGTGCCCAAAGTGGCATTTTCAGTATCAAGCTTCCTGGATCCAGTAAGATTTTTTCTGTTTATTGCGATCAAGAGACCAGTTTGGGAGGATGGCTTTTGATCCAGCAAAGAATGGATGGATCACTGAATTTTAACCGGACCTGGCAAGACTACAAGAGAGGTTTTGGCAGCCTGAATGACAAGGGGGAAGGAGAATTCTGGCTAGGCAATGACTACCTCCACTTACTCACTCTGAGGGCCTCTGTCCTCAGGATTGAATTAGAGGACTGGGCTGGGAAACAGGCTTATGCAGAGTACCACTTCCGGGTAGGCTCTGAGGCTCAGGGCTATGCTCTGCAGGTCTCCTCCTACCATGGCACGGCTGGAGATGCTCTGATGGAAGGTTCTGTGGAGGAGGGGGCAGAATACACCTCACACAACAACATGCAGTTCAGTACCTTTGACAGGGATGCGGACCAATGGGAAGAGAGCTGTGCGGAGGTCTACGGGGGAGGCTGGTGGTATAACAGCTGTCAGGCTGCCAACCTCAATGGCATTTACTACCCTGGGGGCACCTATGACCCCAGGAACAACAGCCCCTATGAGATAGAGAACGGGGTGGTCTGGATTCCCTTCAGAGGAGCAGATTATTCCCTCAGGGCTGTTCGGATGAAAATCAGACCGCTGGTGGAGCAGTAG